The Periplaneta americana isolate PAMFEO1 chromosome 2, P.americana_PAMFEO1_priV1, whole genome shotgun sequence genome has a window encoding:
- the LOC138716233 gene encoding golgin subfamily A member 6-like protein 22, with protein MATSYSTPEDLKLVRALMGQVQQLFEEVKNLKDSLDAVSLCLKAAQQEDEEVEEENASEALRMVNECLKTKYKELDEKREELEKIKQKLEKSKEEDLINLRELEADIQLLQHQESKEEDLINFREELETESQLLHHQEESKEQDLVSLREELDTENQLLLKQDESKEQDLVNVREELEAENQLLLKQEESKEQDLVNVREELEAENQLLLKQEESKEQDLVNVREELEAENQLLLKQEESKEQDLVNVREELEAENQLLLKQEESKEEEPMSHREDVEIESKLLHQQKANKDEELANVKEELEAENNLLHQQEEIPNKDKELANIREELEAESELLCQQEEIKAEELAIIREELEAESELPCQQEESKNEELANIRQALEAVSELLSQQEEIKQEELVNLREEVEEENQLLRKIKEEELVNLREEVEEESQLLRKQEGGNMQWRILHKVMSKEQLANLIEELGAKSQILQHQEESKEEELTNLEQELEGESQLLHHQEANEEELANLREELEAQSQLLRQQEASKEEELANLRQELEAQIQLLRQQEAGKEQELAYLREKLEAEKQLVRQREKSKEQKLAKLRQEMANLEGKLDAMNYLLHQQEQSKEENLANLRQELEAQIQLLHQQEAMKEELANLREKLEAQNQLLRQQEASKEKLANLREKLEAENQLLRQQEARKEEELTNLREELEAQSQLLLQQEKNKKEKLANLRQILEAQKQLLREQEVSKEVELADLREELEARDLSRLQQEAEAAAAVRVLQDMGSVLEKADNIGRTLLHRAADRGDTHTVQVLLKAGSTVNVADPAGFTPLWFAAGRGHLDACRLLLAAGAKPNMKAGSGWTPLHVAALHGHREVCHLLLCAGAQPNECDASQSTPLHRAAWRGHAAVVELLLQHGADQGAKERAGRTALDVARQFKHTEVMVILKS; from the exons ATGGCGACATCTTATTCCACTCCTGAAGATCTGAAGCTTGTCAGGGCACTAATGGGGCAGGTGCAGCAACTCTTTGAGGAAGTAAAGAACCTCAAGGACAGTTTGGATGCTGTTTCTCTATGCTTAAAGGCAGCACAGCAGGAGGACGAAGAAGTAGAAGAGGAAAATGCGTCTGAGGCGCTGAGAATGGTGAATGAGTGTCTGAAAACCAAATACAAGGAATTAGATGAGAAACGAGAAGAGCTAgagaagataaaacaaaaattagaaaaa AGTAAAGAAGAAGACCTGATAAACCTCAGAGAACTAGAGGCGGATATCCAGTTACTACAACACCAGGAA AGTAAAGAAGAAGATCTGATAAACTTCAGAGAAGAACTAGAGACAGAGAGTCAATTACTGCACCACCAGGAAGAA AGTAAGGAGCAAGATCTGGTAAGCCTCAGAGAAGAACTAGACACAGAGAACCAGTTACTGCTTAAGCAGGACGAA AGTAAGGAGCAAGATCTGGTAAACGTCAGAGAAGAACTAGAGGCAGAGAACCAGTTACTGCTTAAGCAGGAAGAA AGTAAGGAGCAAGATCTGGTAAACGTCAGAGAAGAACTAGAGGCAGAGAACCAGTTACTGCTTAAGCAGGAAGAA AGTAAGGAGCAAGATCTGGTAAACGTCAGAGAAGAACTAGAGGCAGAGAACCAGTTACTGCTTAAGCAGGAAGAA AGTAAGGAGCAAGATCTGGTAAACGTCAGAGAAGAACTAGAGGCAGAGAACCAGTTACTGCTTAAGCAGGAAGAA AGTAAGGAGGAAGAGCCTATGAGTCACAGAGAAGATGTGGAGATAGAGAGCAAGTTACTGCACCAGCAGAAAGCA AATAAGGATGAAGAGCTGGCTAATGTCAAAGAAGAATTAGAGGCAGAAAACAATTTACTGCACCAGCAGGAAGAAATACCG AATAAGGATAAAGAGCTTGCTAACATCAGAGAAGAATTAGAGGCAGAGAGCGAGTTACTGTGCCAGCAGGAAGAA ATTAAGGCTGAAGAGCTGGCTATCATCAGAGAAGAATTAGAGGCAGAGAGTGAGTTACCGTGCCAGCAGGAAGAA AGTAAGAATGAAGAGCTGGCTAACATCAGACAAGCATTGGAGGCAGTGAGTGAGTTACTGAGCCAGCAGGAAGAA ATTAAGCAGGAAGAGCTGGTAAACCTCAGAGAAGAAGTAGAGGAAGAAAACCAGTTACTTCGCAAG ATTAAGGAGGAAGAGCTGGTAAACCTCAGAGAAGAAGTAGAGGAAGAAAGCCAGTTACTTCGTAAGCAGGAAGGA GGTAACATGCAGTGGCGTATACTCCATAAAGTTATG AGTAAGGAACAGCTGGCAAACCTCATAGAAGAGTTAGGTGCCAAGAGTCAGATATTGCAACACCAGGAAGAA AGTAAGGAGGAAGAGCTAACAAACCTCGAACAAGAACTAGAGGGAGAGAGCCAGTTACTACACCACCAGGAAGCA AATGAGGAAGAACTGGCAAACCTCAGAGAAGAACTAGAGGCACAGAGCCAGTTACTGCGCCAGCAAGAAGCA AGTAAGGAGGAAGAGCTGGCAAACCTCAGACAGGAACTAGAGGCACAGATCCAGTTACTGCGCCAGCAAGAAGCA GGTAAGGAGCAAGAGCTGGCATACCTTAGAGAAAAACTAGAGGCAGAGAAGCAGTTAGTGCGCCAGCGTGAAAAA AGTAAGGAGCAAAAGCTAGCAAAACTCAGACAAGAAATGGCAAACCTCGAAGGAAAACTAGACGCAATGAACTACTTACTGCACCAGCAGGAACAA AGTAAGGAAGAAAATCTGGCAAATCTCAGACAAGAACTAGAGGCACAGATTCAGTTACTGCACCAGCAGGAAGCA ATGAAGGAAGAGCTTGCAAATCTCAGAGAAAAACTAGAGGCACAGAACCAGTTATTACGTCAGCAGGAAGCA AGTAAGGAAAAGCTTGCAAATCTCAGAGAGAAATTAGAGGCAGAGAACCAGTTACTGCGGCAGCAAGAAGCA AGGAAGGAGGAAGAACTGACAAACCTCAGAGAGGAACTAGAGGCACAGAGCCAGTTACTGCTCCAGCAGGAAAAA AATAAGAAGGAAAAACTGGCAAATCTCAGACAGATACTTGAGGCACAGAAGCAGTTATTGCGTGAGCAGGAAGTG AGTAAGGAGGTAGAACTGGCAGATCTCAGAGAAGAACTGGAGGCAAGGGATCTTTCACGACTCCAGCAGGAAGCA GAAGCAGCTGCAGCTGTGCGTGTCCTGCAGGATATGGGGTCTGTCTTGGAGAAGGCAGACAATATTGGGAGGACTCTGCTGCACCGGGCAGCAGACCGGGGTGACACGCATACAGTGCAGGTCCTCCTGAAAGCAGGCAGCACTGTGAATGTCGCGGACCCTGCTGGCTTCACACCCTTGTGGTTTGCAGCAGGGCGAGGCCACCTGGACGCATGCAGGTTGCTGCTTGCTGCTGGGGCAAAGCCGAACATGAAAGCAGGATCAGGCTGGACTCCACTGCATGTTGCTGCATTGCACGGGCACCGTGAAGTGTGTCACCTGCTGCTGTGTGCTGGGGCGCAGCCCAATGAGTGTGATGCAAGCCAGAGTACTCCACTGCACCGTGCAGCATGGAGGGGCCATGCCGCTGTGGTGGAGCTGCTGTTGCAGCATGGCGCTGACCAAGGGGCAAAGGAACGTGCTGGGCGGACAGCCCTGGATGTGGCGCGTCAGTTCAAGCACACTGAAGTGATggtcattctgaaatcctga
- the LOC138716248 gene encoding ankyrin repeat domain-containing protein 39-like, translating into MYMCIWDCRAATVKLICEVEADLEKVDSTGRTQLHWAAQHGDIHIVQVLLGAGSIVNATDPAGYMPLYQAALERHQDVCKVLLAGGAQPNELDDVDHCTSLHCAAWWKGHVPVVQLLLQHGAEQGARNRAGQTALDLACQFGHTGVVNMLHS; encoded by the exons ATGTACATGTGTATTTGG GATTGCAGAGCTGCAACTGTGAAGCTCATATGTGAGGTTGAGGCCGACCTGGAAAAGGTAGACAGCACTGGAAGGACACAACTACACTGGGCAGCACAGCATGGGGACATACACATAGTGCAGGTCCTCCTGGGCGCAGGCAGCATTGTGAATGCTACAGATCCTGCTGGTTACATGCCCTTGTACCAGGCGGCATTAGAAAGGCATCAGGATGTGTGCAAGGTGCTGCTGGCTGGTGGGGCGCAACCCAATGAACTTGATGATGTAGACCATTGTACTTCACTGCACTGTGCGGCATGGTGGAAGGGTCACGTCCCGGTGGTGCAACTGTTGTTACAGCATGGTGCTGAGCAGGGGGCAAGGAATCGTGCTGGACAGACGGCCTTGGATCTGGCGTGTCAGTTTGGACACACAGGAGTGGTGAACATGCTGCATTCCTGA